One genomic segment of Deinococcus terrestris includes these proteins:
- a CDS encoding mismatch-specific DNA-glycosylase, with protein MTTTEVPAGEGYLVPDVLEEGLTLVLVGTAPSRISARAKAYYANPENKFWRVLAQVGLTPRQLAPREYPTLPQYGIGLTDVAKRHSGVDSALPGEAWAPDELREKIRRYRPALVAFTSKRGASETLGLPTGKLPYGPQLLPLEGAEVWVLPSTSPLGHTHFRLEPWQALSDRVKELRGNRNAPHPVP; from the coding sequence ATGACGACGACTGAGGTGCCAGCGGGGGAGGGCTACCTCGTCCCCGACGTGCTGGAGGAGGGCCTGACGCTGGTACTCGTCGGCACCGCTCCCAGCCGCATCAGCGCCCGTGCGAAGGCCTATTACGCCAATCCGGAGAACAAGTTCTGGCGGGTGCTGGCCCAGGTCGGGCTGACGCCCCGGCAACTTGCGCCGCGCGAGTACCCCACCCTGCCTCAGTACGGCATCGGCCTGACCGACGTGGCAAAGCGGCACAGCGGGGTGGATTCGGCGCTGCCCGGCGAGGCGTGGGCGCCCGACGAGCTGCGCGAGAAGATCCGGCGCTACCGCCCGGCCCTCGTCGCCTTCACAAGCAAGCGGGGCGCCTCCGAGACGCTGGGCCTTCCCACCGGGAAACTGCCCTATGGCCCGCAACTTCTGCCGCTGGAGGGGGCGGAGGTCTGGGTGCTGCCCTCCACCAGTCCGCTGGGTCACACCCACTTCCGGCTGGAGCCGTGGCAGGCGCTCTCTGACCGGGTGAAGGAACTGCGGGGGAACCGGAACGCCCCTCACCCCGTACCCTGA
- a CDS encoding DUF305 domain-containing protein — protein sequence MSLLLALAFAVVPLLLPPPAADSAEVRFLRMMLPHHAQAVTMVEAAGPRLRDPEVQTLARTIRQVQEREIGQMEALLRAWGHPAEGFPMPPAHAAAMGMATPADLNRLGTLPPAEAERLFLQLMRRHHEGALAMAGPLLGWWVRPQVRELARHVELMQKTEVRAMDRMLRARGVEPLPLFPSLEHQEKRHGHE from the coding sequence TTGTCGCTGCTGCTCGCGCTGGCCTTCGCGGTGGTGCCCCTGCTGCTGCCCCCACCGGCTGCGGACAGTGCGGAGGTGCGCTTTTTGCGAATGATGCTGCCCCACCACGCGCAGGCCGTAACGATGGTGGAGGCGGCCGGGCCGAGGCTGCGTGACCCGGAGGTGCAGACCCTCGCCCGGACCATCCGGCAGGTGCAGGAGCGCGAGATCGGTCAGATGGAGGCGCTGCTGCGGGCCTGGGGCCACCCAGCGGAAGGGTTCCCCATGCCGCCCGCCCACGCCGCCGCGATGGGCATGGCGACGCCCGCCGACTTGAACCGGCTGGGCACCCTGCCCCCTGCGGAGGCTGAGCGCCTGTTCCTCCAACTGATGCGGCGGCACCACGAGGGCGCATTGGCGATGGCGGGACCGCTCCTGGGCTGGTGGGTGCGGCCCCAGGTGCGCGAACTCGCCCGGCATGTGGAACTGATGCAGAAGACGGAAGTGCGGGCGATGGACCGGATGCTGCGGGCGCGAGGGGTGGAGCCGTTGCCGCTGTTTCCGTCCCTGGAGCACCAAGAAAAGAGGCACGGACATGAGTAA
- a CDS encoding DUF2243 domain-containing protein codes for MTVTEGPPLRTNTNPRSWLWGGVFLGLGLGGFFDGIVLHQILQWHHLLSEVYLPTTLENLKINTVADGFFHAATWVFTLIGIFLLWQGTRGQHVTWSTRALVGALLLGWGLFNVVEGLVDHQILQIHHVRPGPNQALYDVGFLVWGAAMLLIGWALMRQPRAGSVRA; via the coding sequence ATGACCGTCACCGAGGGACCACCGCTCCGCACCAACACCAACCCCCGCTCCTGGCTGTGGGGCGGCGTCTTCCTGGGCCTCGGCCTGGGCGGGTTTTTTGACGGCATCGTGCTGCACCAGATTCTCCAGTGGCACCACCTCCTCAGCGAGGTCTACCTGCCCACCACCCTGGAGAACCTGAAGATCAACACCGTGGCCGACGGCTTTTTCCACGCGGCCACCTGGGTCTTTACCCTGATCGGCATTTTCCTGCTGTGGCAGGGGACGCGGGGCCAGCACGTCACCTGGAGCACCCGGGCGCTGGTCGGGGCGCTGCTGCTCGGGTGGGGACTGTTCAACGTGGTGGAGGGGCTGGTCGACCACCAGATCCTCCAGATTCACCATGTGCGGCCCGGCCCGAATCAGGCGCTGTACGACGTGGGCTTTCTGGTGTGGGGGGCGGCCATGCTGCTGATCGGGTGGGCGCTGATGCGGCAGCCACGTGCCGGGAGCGTCCGGGCCTGA